The DNA segment CCGACTGGAACACGGACCTGGGCCAGCCCTGGTGGAAGGACCGCCGCTACGACGTGGGGCTGCTGTCGGACAAGACGCGCTGGATCCGCGTCGTCAACACGCTGACGTCAcaggagcagctgctggaggtgACAGAGGCCTGGTGCACTATGGGTAATGCAGTCTGTCCTGTGAAGCTCACAGCTGCCCTCCTCAGGTGTGCTCGGAGGAGACCCTGGAGGAGATCCTGCAGCGCTACCTGCCGCACAACGCCCACGCCAACAGCTACACCTGGAAGTTCCACAGAGTCGTCCTGGACATGAAGAAGACGCTGAGAGACAACGGCGTCCTGGACGACGACCcggagctggagcagctcaggATGGACCGCGACCTCTTCGTCCCCGCCATCCTGCTCTACTTCAACGACGACCTCACCGAGGGGTGACGTCATCGCTGTGACATCACATTAAACCTGCGACAGGTCCTGTGATCTGAACCTGAATGTCTTCCAGGCAGATTTTAGTCACGCCGTGCAGCTAGCCTGCTACCGTTAGCATCATCTATGGTTAGCTAACGTCACACCGGTGTTGATGTTAGCctaatgcactgcaaaaacacaatctgaaaagtttttcaGTCTGATTTCTGTTGCAAACATCTCAGTACACTTagaataaaacagtttataaataaactaaaaaaatgtccCTTAGGGTTTTccaagttataagtg comes from the Poecilia reticulata strain Guanapo unplaced genomic scaffold, Guppy_female_1.0+MT scaffold_224, whole genome shotgun sequence genome and includes:
- the cyb5d1 gene encoding cytochrome b5 domain-containing protein 1; the encoded protein is MKRRPRYFSPAEVASHFTSDDLWVSYLGKVCDLTPLMTEHSGDVLLLPIMECAGKDISSWFDPETRDILRFVDPVTCCERYYTPRGRFVHTPPSGPRSDWNTDLGQPWWKDRRYDVGLLSDKTRWIRVVNTLTSQEQLLEVCSEETLEEILQRYLPHNAHANSYTWKFHRVVLDMKKTLRDNGVLDDDPELEQLRMDRDLFVPAILLYFNDDLTEG